In the Oscillospiraceae bacterium genome, AAACACATCAAATTCGTCTGTCCCATCAGTGATTTTCTTCAAGTACAACATTTCTATCAAATACAAAGCTCCCAAGATATTTAGTACATTCTCCTGCTTTGCTTGCTTCAACTGCTCATAGCGGTTGTGCTTGACATCTGTAAATGCTCCCCACCATTGCAACGACTGTGCGGGCTGGGTAATATCCCAATTCATAAACGGTTGTATTTCGATATCGTATTCCTGTACACTGATTTTTTGATTTTTTATATCCGGTGTGTTGGTCAAAATATACTGTGCATAGTCTGCAACCGTTTTTCGATCCGTTGTATTGAAACTGCAAAACTCTTTGAATACAGTATCCAACTCTGCCCCTATGGCTTGAATTAAGAGGGCATATCCGTTAGAAAATGCATCAAAATTGTCCTCATGTAGTTCTACAAACTCTATTGATTCAACAAAACGCTTTTCGAGCATTAAGTAGTATTTCCAATGATTCTGACTAAGTTCTTTTCTATTCATGTTTGTCCCTTTCTTTGTATATTTTTGCACTTGCTTCCTTTTTCAAAGCCGCCTGATCCATTTCTTTTTCATAAGCTCCCTTGGCATAGGCTACATTGCTCAATGCCCGGAGCATCTTATCTTTTGCCAGCTTTTTCATAACCTCTGCAAGATCAGCGTCCAGAGTACCACGCTTCACATAGCGGTTTATGGTGTTCAGTCGTTTCTCATAAATCTGTTTCACCGGATGATCGTCCGCAAGCTCCCGTTGTTCTCTGCCTTTCAGGTTGCCGATCTGCCGACAGGTGCGGTGCAGCTTGTCCCCCGGTGCATAGCCGCCACAGTATTTGGTGTGCCGTGCGTTGGTGGTCAGAAACCACTTGCCGCAGATTTTGCATTTCTTCGGTGCATGACCAACACACAGGCCCTCAAAGAGATCAGACCGGAACATCCCCACAAAGGATACATAGTGCATCCGCTTGACCAGCTTCGCAACTTTTTCGCCGGGACGGATGACGGATACATACTGAACGGAATTGTTCAGGGTAGACATCCAGGCATTGCCCTCAGCGATGGAGAACTCCGGCGTGAAATAGCTACCGAACATTTTGGCAAAGCCCTCTGCGGTGCGGTCTGCTTCGTTGCAATCCGATTTTTCTGCAAAATCAAGCATGGCCGTTTGGTATTCCCCAAGGGAGTATGCCAGATGCCCGAAAACTGCGGTATAGCGCTGGAGCATCACCGCATCAGCATATTTCGGAACTTCTTCGAACGGTAAAGAATTGGTTACGGCTTTTATGGCAAACTCCACATATTTCAGAGCATTGTCCGCAGTAAAGCCCCTTTCTATTCGTTCCCGGTGCTTTGGTATATCCATATAGGAGAACGGCGGCGTTTTGCTGAGAATCTCTAACATTGTCAATGCAGCTTCCTTTGCCATAGGAAAGAGTGCAGAAGTATCCTGTCCGGCATTCAGCATCCCGAGCAGCAGATTGATTTTCTCGCATTGCTCGTTCATTTTTGTAATAGTATCCGCAGGAACATTCAGCGCATCACAGGCAAGCGTGCCGACAGGGAATGTTTTGCCCTCATATATGACCGTATCCTGCCAGAAGTCCAATGTCATCAATTCTTGGTTCATGCTTACCTCCTGTCCTGTTTTTTCACTTTCTTAATTGTATCATGCTAATGTAAAGAAATCTACATCTATCAATAAGTTGTCCTGTTTTTTGAAACGGAGTTGTCCTCCGATTAGCCTGTTTTTTGAGAAATCCGTCATAACCATAATAGAAGGAGCGAAGCACCTGCCAATCACTGCGGGTGCTTCGTGCTTTCCAGAATATTATGAACGGAGGGTTTTTTATGACAATCTATGGAACCATCAAAGCGGCAATCAGTGTCAAGCAAGCCGCCGAACACTACGGGCTGAAAGTCAACCGAAACGGTATGGCTTGCTGCCCGTTCCACAATGACAGGCATCCGAGCTTGAAGCTGAATGAGGACTATTTCTTCTGCTTCGGCTGTGGAGCAAAGGGAGATGTGATCGACCTTGTGGCAAGGCTGTTCAATATGAGCAGCTATGAAGCAGCGCAAAAGCTGGCTTCGGACTTCGGACTTGACCCGAAACCGCCCACTGCCGCAGCTATGGCCAAGCCAAAGCGTCCTTATATCCGTCAGTTCCGGGAGGATGAAATGCTGTGTTTCCGGGTGCTGACGGATTATCTGCATCTGCTGGAAGATTGGAAAGTGCGGTATGCACCCAAAACACCGGAGGAGGCTCTGGATGATCGTTTTGTGGAAGCCTGCCAGATGCACTGTCCTATCGAATATATGGCAGATGTGCTGACCGTGGGTGATCTGGAAGAGCGGGTGGCATTGGTGGACGAGCTGATGAAGGAGGGAAAAATTACTTTTCTGCAAGAGTACATCACACGAAAGAAAAAGGAGGTGGCACACCGTGGCGAAGAACCGGAAAACGCCTGATATGAACTTGCCCATGTGGTTTGATGGGCAGAACATTAACGAAGCTTTGTTTTGTGATGAATTTCTGCAGGAGCGCAGAATCATCTTCGCAAACGGAGCTTTTTTCACGCCCGACGGTCGGGTGACGGATGATCTTCCTCTCCGTGGTGAGATTTACGAAAAGCTGAAATTCTGTGCCGTGAACAACATTCCCCGGAAGATCACCAACATTCTGGAAGTGCTGAAACTGGAAGCGCAAGAGCCTGACTTCCCGCCGGAACAGGATCGCATCCATGTTGCCAACGGCACGCTCATGCTGAACGGAACTTTCACCGAGGGCAAACCGGCTATCGTAAGAAGTCGTCTGCCGATTGCCTACAAGCCCGATGCTCCTGCGCCGGTGATCTGGCTGAACTTTCTGGATGGTCTGCTCCATGCGGAGGACATTCCTACCTTGCAGGAATTCATCGGCTACTGCCTGATTCCTTCCAACAAGGGGCAGCGCATGATGGTGATTAAGGGCAACGGCGGCGAGGGCAAATCCCAAATCGGTGCGGTGCTGTCCGCTATGTTCGGCACGAATATGAAAGACGGCAGCATCGGAAAAATTTCCGAAAACCGCTTCGCCCGTGCTGATCTGGAACACATCCTGCTGTGCGTGGATGATGATATGCGGATGGAAGCTCTGCGTCAGACCAACTATGTAAAATCCATTGTGACTGCACAGGGCAAGATGGATCTGGAACGCAAGGGAAAGCAGAGTTATCAGGGCTGGATGTTTGCCCGGTTGCTGGCATTCAGCAACGGCGATCTGCAAGCTCTGTATGACCGCAGCGACGGTTTTTACCGCAGACAACTTGTGCTGACCACCAAAGAAAAGCCCATGGACAGAGCCGATGATCCTGACCTTGCAGAGAAGATGAAAGCTGAAGCCGAGGGTATCTTCCTGTGGGCATTTGAAGGCTTACAGCGGCTTGTTGCCAACAACTTTAAGTTTACGGAGAGTGACCGTATCCGGGAAAACCGGGAAGCGGTCAAGCGTGACAACAACAATATCTTTGATTTCATGGAGTCGGAGGGATACATCCGATTGAAAGCGGATGCCTCCATCAGCTCCAAGGATTTCTATGAAATCTACCGGATGTGGTGCGAGGAAAATTCCCTTGCTCCGCTGAAAGCCCGTAGCTTCAGCGACGCCATGATTGCCAATGCCAAGAAATTTAATCTGGAGCATTGCAACAACATCACCAACTCTGCTGGACGGCGGGTATGGGGATTTATGGGTGTGGAGGCTGTGGCAAGATCTCATATAAATGGGTTTTACGGAAATTCGCCGTGTACGTACGTACCGGATGACATTCCGGAGGAATGGCGGCAGGTCGAGTAAATCCCATTGGCTGGTACGTATGTACGCAGCAAAAGAGCGTAAAACGCTCGTGATAGAAACAGCACATTTCTTCTGTTTGGGCTGTTTCTATGTCCACGGGATTTTGCAAAAAGTACCGTGGACGGGCAGTGAAAAATACGGTTTTCACTGCTGCCGTCTGCGAGAGCAAGTTTCGCAAAACGGCTTGATGCAGACGGGCTGACCACAAGAAAAGTTGCAGACATTTTCGCCTTGGTCAGCAGAGGTCACCGCAGTGTCCGCATTCCCCCTCGGGAGAGCCCTCGGAGAGCCCACGGCACTTTGCAGCCAGTATGGATGAAAGTGTCATAGTGGGTTATTACACTTTGAAAAAGTGCCTCTCCGTAGCTCCCCGCTGTCTGCAAATTCCAAAGAAAGGACAAAAAATCCATGGCAAGAAATGATGGAATAGACCATACCGTAGCCAGAAATCAGGACTTGGGAAACCCGGCAGATGTGGCTAAGGTACAGGAACACAATGAGCGTGAAAAGGACAGCTACAGCAATCAGGACATCGTGCCGGAACGCACTTCTCTGAACGTCCATTTCAAAGCACCCACGGACGATTATGTAAAAATGTTTGAGCAGATGGAACAAGACGGCGTGATCTCCACCAGAGGTTTGAAACCGGATGCCGTCAAATACGGTGAGTTGGTATTTGATGTGAATTCCGCTTATTTCTACAATCATGGCGGCTATGAATTTGCGAAACAGTTTTATGCCGATGCCTACAAAGCTGCTGCGGAGATCGTAGGTGGTGAGCAGTATATCCTCTCCGCTGTGATGCACGCCGATGAGCGCAACCGGGCAATGTCCGAAGCTCTGGGCGAGGAGGTGTACCACTACCACCTTCATGTGGTTTATATCCCGGTGGTGGAAAAGCAAATCCTTTGGTCGAAGCGATGCAAGGATGAAGCCCTCCGGGGAACCGTTAAGGAGGTCATCACACAGGTCAGCCGCAGTAAGAAATGGGAGTCCAAGCCGGTGCTTGACGAGGACGGTAATCCAATGTTGAACGCAAAAGGAAAAAAGATTTT is a window encoding:
- a CDS encoding DUF6076 domain-containing protein, with amino-acid sequence MNQELMTLDFWQDTVIYEGKTFPVGTLACDALNVPADTITKMNEQCEKINLLLGMLNAGQDTSALFPMAKEAALTMLEILSKTPPFSYMDIPKHRERIERGFTADNALKYVEFAIKAVTNSLPFEEVPKYADAVMLQRYTAVFGHLAYSLGEYQTAMLDFAEKSDCNEADRTAEGFAKMFGSYFTPEFSIAEGNAWMSTLNNSVQYVSVIRPGEKVAKLVKRMHYVSFVGMFRSDLFEGLCVGHAPKKCKICGKWFLTTNARHTKYCGGYAPGDKLHRTCRQIGNLKGREQRELADDHPVKQIYEKRLNTINRYVKRGTLDADLAEVMKKLAKDKMLRALSNVAYAKGAYEKEMDQAALKKEASAKIYKERDKHE
- a CDS encoding CHC2 zinc finger domain-containing protein — its product is MTIYGTIKAAISVKQAAEHYGLKVNRNGMACCPFHNDRHPSLKLNEDYFFCFGCGAKGDVIDLVARLFNMSSYEAAQKLASDFGLDPKPPTAAAMAKPKRPYIRQFREDEMLCFRVLTDYLHLLEDWKVRYAPKTPEEALDDRFVEACQMHCPIEYMADVLTVGDLEERVALVDELMKEGKITFLQEYITRKKKEVAHRGEEPENA
- a CDS encoding phage/plasmid primase, P4 family, whose protein sequence is MNLPMWFDGQNINEALFCDEFLQERRIIFANGAFFTPDGRVTDDLPLRGEIYEKLKFCAVNNIPRKITNILEVLKLEAQEPDFPPEQDRIHVANGTLMLNGTFTEGKPAIVRSRLPIAYKPDAPAPVIWLNFLDGLLHAEDIPTLQEFIGYCLIPSNKGQRMMVIKGNGGEGKSQIGAVLSAMFGTNMKDGSIGKISENRFARADLEHILLCVDDDMRMEALRQTNYVKSIVTAQGKMDLERKGKQSYQGWMFARLLAFSNGDLQALYDRSDGFYRRQLVLTTKEKPMDRADDPDLAEKMKAEAEGIFLWAFEGLQRLVANNFKFTESDRIRENREAVKRDNNNIFDFMESEGYIRLKADASISSKDFYEIYRMWCEENSLAPLKARSFSDAMIANAKKFNLEHCNNITNSAGRRVWGFMGVEAVARSHINGFYGNSPCTYVPDDIPEEWRQVE
- a CDS encoding plasmid recombination protein — protein: MARNDGIDHTVARNQDLGNPADVAKVQEHNEREKDSYSNQDIVPERTSLNVHFKAPTDDYVKMFEQMEQDGVISTRGLKPDAVKYGELVFDVNSAYFYNHGGYEFAKQFYADAYKAAAEIVGGEQYILSAVMHADERNRAMSEALGEEVYHYHLHVVYIPVVEKQILWSKRCKDEALRGTVKEVITQVSRSKKWESKPVLDEDGNPMLNAKGKKILRSSYSVLQDDFFHFMRVAGYTDLERGERGSTEEHLTVTQFKVQAEQQRLEAVTGQVAQAEQNLEDAKAATAKQKKKLESLQKETKAAKTIALTVQDIEAMGKKATFGNNITLTPDECDTLKRYAVNGIIANADNKRLKEKLASAEKTVSIWKQRYEAVNEKYMELKQKAQPFLDALEIASEKVRAFINSILIRGKETQEHEHPARKRGQDMEL